In one Yarrowia lipolytica chromosome 1A, complete sequence genomic region, the following are encoded:
- a CDS encoding uncharacterized protein (Compare to YALI0A02497g, no similarity) encodes MNRNDYDDNRGNSRNDSYGNQGRNEGRNESYGNNNSNYGNNSNSNSNSGFGGNNSNSGFGGNSNSNSNYGNNSNSNYGKQLQNSNLQQLPYGSNSNSNHGGNDSYGNNSNSNSNSNYGNNSNSNSNYGNNSNNSNNSNNSNSNSNSNSNSNVNPYVAKGINMVEEKFFGMDQKNETANERKYDQKIGEFITSKIGGGNKGSSNSANNSNNSYGNNNNSNNSNNSSSGGIGGFISSQLSGNSNSNNNSNNYNNNNNNNNNSGGDSLQDKLGSFLGGGK; translated from the exons ATGAACCGAAACGACTACGACGACAACCGAGGCAACAGCCGAAACGACTCCTACGGCAACCAGGGCCGAAACGAGGGCCGAAACGAGTCCTAcggaaacaacaactccaactacggcaacaactccaactcaaactccaactctggttttggtggtaacaactccaactctgGATTCGGCGGtaactccaactccaactccaatTACGgaaacaactccaactccaactacgGAAAACAACTCCAAAACTCCAACCTCCAACAGCTTCCCTACGgatccaactccaactccaaccaTGGTGGCAACGATTCCTACGGtaacaactccaactccaactccaactccaactacggaaacaactccaactccaactccaactacggaaacaactccaacaactccaacaactccaacaactccaactccaactccaactccaactccaactccaatgTCAACCCCTACGTTGCCAAGGGTATCAACatggtggaggaaaagTTCTTTGGAATGGACCAGAAGAACGAGACTGCCAACGAGCGAAAGTACGACCAGAAGATTGGCGAGTtcatcacctccaagaTTGGCGGCGGCAACAAgggctcctccaactctgcaaacaactccaacaactcttacggaaacaacaacaactccaacaactccaacaactcgTCTTCCGGCGGAATTGGC GGCTTCATTTCTAGCCAGCTGTCTGgaaactccaactccaacaacaactccaacaactacaacaacaacaacaacaacaacaacaacagtgGAGGTGACAGCCTTCAGGACAAGCTTGGC TCTTTCCTCGGTGGTGGCAAATAA
- a CDS encoding uncharacterized protein (Compare to YALI0A02541g, similar to Saccharomyces cerevisiae FOL1 (YNL256W); ancestral locus Anc_1.104, similar to uniprot|P53848 Saccharomyces cerevisiae YNL256w FOL1 Dihydroneopterin aldolase dihydro-6- hydroxymethylpterin pyrophosphokinase dihydropteroate synthetase) has protein sequence MVSEAIPDRPLSNTASDSTRSKDVVFLKDLLLKTFIGVDAWQRNEAQPVEVSMWMKTSIAKSGALDHLPDSINYATVCEEVTKLVETNKFNSLEHIADAISTRILTSGCGAAWAMIKVSKPRALLRAQSATIQIIRELDPYTGKISTPANHTDVVSISGLNIVTIIGINAGERIHRQNITIDLILYKPQNSPVGFDKAYNFRNVVDVVVDHVEASEYKTVEALVTSVADVLCSKLGVEKATVTAKKPSALTFAKAAGVEITRSKDRLKSEYVLSNEDKPKDASLKHEVYIAFGSNVGNPFYNISEAIKELEKAGIEVKDVSHYYISEPMFVQDQQRFINGVLRVFTSLEPIALLDVTQNIESEKLKRVKEVEKGPRSIDLDIILYDDRVFKHPRLTIPHAGVIDRSFVLKPLLDVLPSDRLHPVTMKSFKEHLGLLPKSSNVQKSSDLNEVVPVGSLESETGRFLEFDIEQRKNRPTQLMGIMNITPDSFSDGGKFTVENAVEEAKRMVAEGADIIDIGGQSTRPGADTVSVEEELKRVIPVVEKIRSCEKLKNVILSIDSFYSQVAEEAIKAGADIINDVTAGCYDAQMLPTVAKLGVPIILNHSREDVKNNTYTLAANEKSTHVNITEEEEFVAVLAREMQEIVKKARDSGLRSHQIILDPGVGFAKNLKQNLWTLKNQEVIRTKGNLNNYAWLIGTSRKKFIGTITDQEVAADRLLGTAATVTAAIQQGADIVRVHDVKDIKQTIKMSDAIYKQLY, from the coding sequence AGTATCGCCAAGTCCGGAGCCCTCGACCATCTGCCCGACTCCATCAACTATGCAACCGTGTGTGAAGAAGTCACCAAACTCGTCGAAACCAACAAATTCAACTCCCTGGAACATATCGCCGATGCAATCAGTACACGAATCCTCACCAGTGGCTGCGGAGCCGCCTGGGCCATGATCAAGGTCAGCAAACCTCGTGCTCTGCTTCGGGCACAGTCTGCTACCATCCAGATCATCCGCGAGCTCGACCCCTACACTGGAAAGATTTCTACACCTGCAAACCATACCGACGTCGTGAGCATCAGTGGGCTGAATATCGTCACTATTATCGGTATCAACGCCGGTGAGCGTATCCACAGACAAAATATTACCATTGATCTCATCCTCTACAAGCCCCAGAACTCGCCTGTGGGATTTGACAAAGCCTACAACTTCAGAAAtgtggtggatgtggtggtggaccACGTGGAGGCCTCTGAGTACAAAACTGTCGAGGCTCTGGTCACGTCTGTGGCTGACGTTCTTTGCAGCAAGcttggagttgaaaaaGCTACTGTTACTGCGAAGAAACCCAGTGCTCTTACCTTTGCAAAGGCTGCGGGAGTTGAAATCACCCGTTCCAAGGACCGACTCAAGTCCGAATACGTGCTTTCCAACGaagacaagcccaaggacgCTTCTTTGAAGCACGAAGTGTATATTGCATTCGGATCCAACGTGGGAAACCCCTTTTACAACATCTCTGAGGCCATTAAGGAACTCGAGAAGGCAGGAATCGAAGTCAAGGATGTGTCCCATTACTACATTTCCGAGCCCATGTTTGTCCAGGACCAGCAGAGGTTCATCAACGGTGTTCTGCGAGTGTTCACGTCTCTTGAACCCATTGCCCTGCTTGATGTGACTCAGAACATTGAGTCCGAGAAGCTCAAGCGAGTCAAGGAGGTCGAGAAGGGTCCTCGTTCCATTGATCTCGACATTATTCTCTACGATGATCGAGTCTTCAAGCACCCCAGACTCACCATTCCCCATGCCGGTGTTATTGACCGAAGCTTCGTGCTCAAACCTCTGTTGGACGTTCTTCCTAGCGATCGACTTCATCCCGTGACCATGAAGTCGTTCAAGGAGCATCTGGGTCTTCTTCCCAAGAGCTCCAACGTGCAAAAGTCGTCTGATCTCAACGAGGTTGTTCCTGTTGGCTCTCTTGAGTCGGAAACTGGCCGGTTCCTGGAGTTTGACATTGAGCAACGAAAGAACAGACCCACCCAGCTCATGGGGATCATGAACATCACGCCTGACTCGTTTTCTGATGGTGGAAAGTTCACTGTGGAAAACGCAGTTGAAGAAGCTAAGCGAATGGTGGCTGAGGGAGCCGATATCATTGACATTGGTGGCCAGAGCACACGCCCTGGAGCCGACACTGTCAgcgtggaggaggagctgaagCGGGTTATTCCTGTTGTCGAAAAGATCAGATCGTgcgagaagctcaagaatGTGATTCTCTCTATCGACTCCTTCTACAGCCAAGTAGCTGAAGAAGCCATCAAGGCCGGCGCCGATATCATCAACGACGTGACCGCTGGTTGTTACGATGCTCAAATGCTTCCCACCGTGGCCAAGCTCGGTGTCCCCATCATCCTGAACCACAGCAGAGAAGACGTTAAGAACAACACATACACGCTCGCTGCCAACGAAAAATCAACCCACGTGAAcatcaccgaggaggaggagtttgtggCTGTTTTGGCGCGTGAAATGCAGGAAattgtcaagaaggctcGTGACTCGGGTCTGCGAAGCCACCAGATCATCCTTGACCCAGGTGTCGGTTTCGCCAAGAACCTGAAACAGAATCTGTGGACGCTCAAGAACCAGGAAGTCATTCGGACCAAGGGCAACCTCAACAACTACGCCTGGCTCATTGGAACCAGCCGAAAGAAGTTTATCGGAACAATTACCGACCAGGAGGTTGCGGCTGACCGACTTCTCGGCACGGCTGCCACCGTCACTGCAGCTATTCAGCAGGGCGCCGACATTGTTCGAGTCCATGACGTCAAGGACATCAAGCAGACCATCAAAATGTCCGACGCCATTTACAAGCAGCTTTACTAG